The DNA window CCTGGTCACGCCTTCCCTAAACGTCGGATGGCACAAACCACCGGTTGGTATGGTCAAAATAAATTGCGACCCTGCTTGGATGGCGCCATCCAAGCTAGGAGGTGTAGGCTGGGTTCTTAGAGATAATTTTGGGATCTTGATAGGAGCAAGTGGTAAGGGTAGACTTCACGACTCCTCTGCACTTATGGTGGAAGCTTTGGCAATCCGAGCTGCTTTAATTGTATGTTATCGTATGCATTTTTGGGATGTGGTTGTGGAATCTGATGCGCAGCGGTGTATTGTGACGCTAAATGGTGAGTGTGAACCTAATGCAGACATTGAAGGTATATCCTTTTTGATATTCAACAGTGTGTTACCCAATTTAATAAGGTTCTCTTCACTTTTGCTCCTCGTCTTTGTAATAAGGCAGCACATGCTGTTGCCAGATTCGTAACTAAGTAAGGGGGTAGTAATGTTTGGGACCATGTTGGTACGGAATGGGTATTTGATATACTTGCAGAAGATGTAAACCTTgatattcatttttaaatgaaaGTTCCTAGCGTTTtagacaaacaaaacaaaaacaaaaaaccaagaaagaTTCAAATTGACTCAAAgttaaaaaatcatattgaAAACGCAGAAAACTATTATATGCTATTACT is part of the Prunus dulcis unplaced genomic scaffold, ALMONDv2, whole genome shotgun sequence genome and encodes:
- the LOC117613780 gene encoding uncharacterized protein LOC117613780 is translated as MFAFGLWRLWKCRNLAVFEGTIMDPAEVVSCLLHQVAEFQDVQHSDQTPSTTLALVTPSLNVGWHKPPVGMVKINCDPAWMAPSKLGGVGWVLRDNFGILIGASGKGRLHDSSALMVEALAIRAALIVCYRMHFWDVVVESDAQRCIVTLNGECEPNADIE